A region of the Pseudomonas sp. J452 genome:
GCGTGGCGCGCACCGCGGGTTTCACCCGCCCTACGCCCGCACCCAGCGTTGCCGCGTCCAGCCGCTCAGCGCATCGACGCCGAACACCAGCACCAGCATGGCCAGAATCACCGTACTGGCCTGGGCCTCCTGAAACAGGCTGAGGCTGACGTAGAGCATCTGCCCCAGGCCGCCGGCGCCGACGAAGCCGAGCACGCTGGCCATGCGGATATTGTTTTCCCAGCGGTACAGGCAGTAGGCCAACAGCTGCGGCCACAGGTTGGGCAAGGTGCCATAGCAGAAGGCCGCGACCTGGCTGCCGCCCTGCAGGCGGATGGCCTCGGCCGGCGCCGTCGGGGTGTTTTCCAGGGCCTCGGCAAACAGCCGGCCGAGCACCCCGGCGGTGTGCAGGGCCAGGGCCAGGGTGCCGGCATTCGGGCCGAGTCCGGCGGCCAGCACCATCAGCGCCGCCCAGACCAATTCGGGAATCGCCCGCAGCGCATTCAGTAGCAGCCGCGCGGCGCTCTGCAGCGGCCAGCCGAAGCGCCCGGCGGCGGGCAAGGCCAGCAACAGGCCGAATACCGCCGCGAGCAAGGTGCCGATGGCCGACATGGCCAGGGTTTCCATTGCGCCACGGCCGATGGCGGCGAGGTGCGCGGTGCTCAGGTCCGGGCTGAGAAAGCGCCGCACATAGCCGGCCATCTGGCCCAGGCTGTCGCCATGGGTCAGCGCGCCCAGGTCGATACCCAGGTAAACGAACGAGGCGATCACCGCCGCGCCGATGCCGAGCAGCAACAGCAGATTGATCAGCCGGTTCATGCCAGCCTCCCGCGCAGCACGCGGCTGAGCTGATCGGCCAGCAGCACCAGCAGCAGGAAGGTCAGCAGCATGCTGGCCACCTCACCACCGGCGAACATGCGCATCGACAGGTCGATCTGCTGGCCCAGGCCGCCGGCGCCGACGAAGCCCATCACCACCGAGGCGCGGATCGCGCATTCCCAGCGGTACACCGTGTAGGAAGTCAGCTCCGCCGCGGCATTCGGCAGGATGCCGTAGACAAAGGCCGTCAGCCGGCCGCTGCCGGCCTGCAGCAGGGCGTGGGCCGGGCGCTGGTCGACCGACTCGAAGATTTCCGCATAAACCTTGCCGAGCATGCCGCTGTAGGTGATGGCGATGGCCAGTACCCCGGCGGTAGGGCCGAGGCCGACCGCGCGGACGAACAGCAGGGCCCAGACGATTTCCGGCACGCTACGCAGGAAAATCAGCAGCCCGCGTACCGGCCAGCGCAGCAACTGCGCCAAGGGTTTGGGCCGCCCGCCACGGGAGGCGGCGGACAGCGACAGCGCGCGACTGGCCAGCAGGCTGGCCGGAATCGCCAATAGCAGCGCCAGGCCCATGCCCGCGGTGGCGATGGCCAGGGTTTGCAGGGTGGCCTGCAGCAGCAGTTCGAGGAATTCCGGGGCATGCGCCGGCGGCCAGAAGGCGGCGACGAAACGGCCCATCTCGCTCTGGCTGTCGGTTTGCAGCAGCACGCCCAGGTCCAGTTCGCTGAGCTGAATACCCGGCCACAACAGGGCCAGCGCCAGCAGGGTGAGCAGCAGGCGGGGCAGGGCGGCCGGGTCGCGGGTGTCGCGGTTTAGCATCGCGGGATCTGCAGGCTCAGGGTCACGCTGGGCGCGGGCGGCGAGAGCAGCTGTTCGTTGGCATACAGAGCGTCGAGTTGCGCCTGGTCGACTTCGCCGGCTGGGCGGTCGAAGAGGATCTGCCCGTCACGCAGGCCGATAATCCGCGGGAAGTGCGCCAGGGCCAGCTCCACCGCATGCAGGCTGGCGACCAGGGTCACGCCATGCTGTTCGGCATGCCGACACAACACATTCAGGGTGTGTTCGGCCAGCACCGGGTCCATGGCCGATACCGGTTCATCGGCCAGCAGCAGTTCGGGCGCCTGGTACAGCGCACGGGCGATGCCGACCCGCTGCAACTGGCCACCGGACAGCTGCTGGCACTGGGCGAACAGCTTGTCGGCCAGGTCCAGCTTGGCCAGCTCGCGGCGAGCGCCGGGAACATCCACGGGATGCAGCAGATTCAGCAGGCTCTTGCCCAGGCTCCACTGACCGAGCTTGCCGGCCAGCACGGCGGTAACCACCCGTTGCCGCGCCGGCAGGGGCGGCGCCTGGTGGATCAGACCGATGCGTGCACGCAGACGTTGGCGTTGGCGACTGGACAGCTGCCAGGGCTGTTCACCGAGCAGCTGAATCTCGCCGCTGCTCGGTTGCAGGGCGCTGGCCAGCAGGTTGAGCAGGCTCGACTTGCCGGCCCCGGACGGGCCGATGATGGCGACCCGCTCGCCGGCGCCGATGTGCAAATCCACGCCGCGCAGGGCGTGGACTCCGTTGCCGTGGCTGAGGCGGGCGCCGGACAGGCGCAGGGTCATTTCAGCAGGTCGGCGGCGCGTGCGGCGTCCTCGATGCCTTTGTAATTCTCCGGCTTGGTCTCGATGAAGCGGCTGGCGGCTTGCAGGTCGAGGATCGCCTTGTGCTCCGGGTTGGCCGGGTCGAGGGCGAGGAAGGCAGCCTTGATCTTCGCGGCCAGGGCCGGGTCGAGGGTGCCACGCACGGTCCAGTTGTAGTCGAAGTAGGTCGGGGTGGTGGCGAAGACCTTGACCTTGCTGGTGTCGACCTTGCCGGCGGCGACCAGCTTGTCCCACACGCTGGCGTTAAGCACGCCGCCATCGACCTTGCCGGCCTGGACCCAGGCGGCGGTGGCGTCATGGGCGCCGGAGTAGCCGACGCGGCTGAAGAAGGTTTCCGGCTTGATGCCGTCCTGCAGCATGAAATAGCGCGGCATCAGGCTACCGGAGGTGGACGATACCGAGCCGAAGGCGAAGGTCTTGCCCTTGAGGTCGGCCAGGGATTTCACGTCCGGGTTGGCGCTGATGAACTTGCTGGTGAACTGGGCATCCTGCTCGCGCTGTACCAGCGGGATGGCGTTGCCGGTCTTCAGGCGCACCTGAACGAAGGTGAAACCGCCCAGCCAGGCCAGGTCCAGACGGTCGGTGGCCAATGCCTCGACCACGGCCGGGTAGTCGGCGACTGGGACGAACTCGACTTTCATGCCCAGCTGTTGTTCCAGGTAGGCGCCCAGCGGTTTGAACTTGCGCAGCAGTTCGGTGGGGGCTTCGTCGGGAATGGCGGAGACGCGCAGCACGTCGGCGGCCTGGGTCAGGCTG
Encoded here:
- a CDS encoding phosphonate ABC transporter ATP-binding protein — translated: MTLRLSGARLSHGNGVHALRGVDLHIGAGERVAIIGPSGAGKSSLLNLLASALQPSSGEIQLLGEQPWQLSSRQRQRLRARIGLIHQAPPLPARQRVVTAVLAGKLGQWSLGKSLLNLLHPVDVPGARRELAKLDLADKLFAQCQQLSGGQLQRVGIARALYQAPELLLADEPVSAMDPVLAEHTLNVLCRHAEQHGVTLVASLHAVELALAHFPRIIGLRDGQILFDRPAGEVDQAQLDALYANEQLLSPPAPSVTLSLQIPRC
- a CDS encoding PhnE/PtxC family ABC transporter permease yields the protein MLNRDTRDPAALPRLLLTLLALALLWPGIQLSELDLGVLLQTDSQSEMGRFVAAFWPPAHAPEFLELLLQATLQTLAIATAGMGLALLLAIPASLLASRALSLSAASRGGRPKPLAQLLRWPVRGLLIFLRSVPEIVWALLFVRAVGLGPTAGVLAIAITYSGMLGKVYAEIFESVDQRPAHALLQAGSGRLTAFVYGILPNAAAELTSYTVYRWECAIRASVVMGFVGAGGLGQQIDLSMRMFAGGEVASMLLTFLLLVLLADQLSRVLRGRLA
- a CDS encoding putative selenate ABC transporter substrate-binding protein produces the protein MLKRTLALAAGFALSLSASLTQAADVLRVSAIPDEAPTELLRKFKPLGAYLEQQLGMKVEFVPVADYPAVVEALATDRLDLAWLGGFTFVQVRLKTGNAIPLVQREQDAQFTSKFISANPDVKSLADLKGKTFAFGSVSSTSGSLMPRYFMLQDGIKPETFFSRVGYSGAHDATAAWVQAGKVDGGVLNASVWDKLVAAGKVDTSKVKVFATTPTYFDYNWTVRGTLDPALAAKIKAAFLALDPANPEHKAILDLQAASRFIETKPENYKGIEDAARAADLLK
- the phnE gene encoding phosphonate ABC transporter, permease protein PhnE, which encodes MNRLINLLLLLGIGAAVIASFVYLGIDLGALTHGDSLGQMAGYVRRFLSPDLSTAHLAAIGRGAMETLAMSAIGTLLAAVFGLLLALPAAGRFGWPLQSAARLLLNALRAIPELVWAALMVLAAGLGPNAGTLALALHTAGVLGRLFAEALENTPTAPAEAIRLQGGSQVAAFCYGTLPNLWPQLLAYCLYRWENNIRMASVLGFVGAGGLGQMLYVSLSLFQEAQASTVILAMLVLVFGVDALSGWTRQRWVRA